In Drosophila yakuba strain Tai18E2 chromosome 2R, Prin_Dyak_Tai18E2_2.1, whole genome shotgun sequence, a single genomic region encodes these proteins:
- the LOC6529327 gene encoding uncharacterized protein LOC6529327, with protein sequence MSRILVAAIAFVAICLVLVSAAPAPAPPTQILDARTAIEKIIAAYNRIPGPSVVHPWEVATLIDPNTFVAHF encoded by the exons ATGTCGAGAATCCTTGTCGCCGCCATCGCCTTCGTTGCCATCTGTCTGGTCCTTGTCAGCGCCGCCCCCGCtcctgccccgcccactcAGATTCTGGACGCCCGGACGGCCATCGAGAAGATAATCG CCGCATACAACCGGATTCCGGGTCCCTCAGTGGTTCACCCCTGGGAGGTGGCCACTTTGATTGACCCCAACACTTTTGTGGCCCACTTCTGA